A single window of Drosophila suzukii chromosome 3, CBGP_Dsuzu_IsoJpt1.0, whole genome shotgun sequence DNA harbors:
- the Rpt4R gene encoding 26S proteasome regulatory subunit 10B, whose protein sequence is MMTAPAPQAKPQMDDERVKALTSYRTKLLEHREIESRLKALRDKHKVLNAQYEKSEEDLKALQSVGQMLGEVLKQLTPDNFIVKASNGPRYVVGCRRQINKTKLKAGTRVALDVTTLTIMRYLPREVDPLVYNMTHEDPGNVNYAEIGGLGEQIRELREVIELPLLNPELFLRVGINPPKGCLLFGPPGTGKTLLARAIASQMDANFLKVVSSAIVDKYIGESARLIREMFAYARDHQPCIIFMDEIDAIGGRRFSEGTSADREIQRTLMELLNQMDGFDALGQVKMIMATNRPDTLDPALLRPGRLDRKLEIPLPNEVARMDILKIHAGPLSKQGEIDYEAVVKLSDMFNGADLRNICTEAGLFALRCDREYVIQEDFMKAVRKIADNKKLESRLDYKPI, encoded by the exons ATGATGACTGCTCCAGCTCCACAAGCAAAACCACAAATGGACGACGAACGGGTGAAGGCGCTGACCAGTTACCGCACCAAGCTCCTGGAGCACCGCGAGATCGAGTCGCGTTTGAAGGCTTTGCGGGATAAGCACAAGGTCCTGAATGCCCAGTACGAGAAGTCCGAGGAGGACCTAAAGGCCCTGCAGAGTGTGGGTCAGATGCTCGGGGAGGTCCTTAAGCAGCTGACCCCGGACAACTTCATCGTGAAGGCCTCGAATGGACCGCGCTACGTGGTCGGATGTCGCCGGCAGATAAACAAGACAAAACTGAAGGCCGGAACTCGCGTCGCTCTCGATGTGACCACCCTGACCATCATGCGCTATCTGCCACGAGAAGTGGATCCGCTGGTCTACAACATGACCCACGAGGACCCGGGCAACGTGAACTACGCCGAGATCGGAGGTCTTGGTGAGCAGATCCGCGAGCTTCGCGAGGTCATTGAACTGCCGCTGCTTAATCCGGAGCTGTTCCTCCGCGTTGGCATCAATCCGCCCAAGGGATGCCTGCTCTTCGGGCCACCTGGCACCGGGAAGACCCTCCTGGCCCGCGCCATCGCCTCCCAGATGGACGCCAACTTCCTTAAG GTGGTTTCCTCGGCCATTGTGGACAAGTACATTGGCGAAAGTGCCCGCCTTATCCGCGAGATGTTTGCCTATGCACGTGACCACCAGCCGTGCATTATATTTATGGACGAGATCGACGCCATCGGAGGTCGCCGCTTCTCGGAGGGAACTTCCGCCGATCGCGAGATCCAGCGCACGCTCATGGAGCTGCTCAACCAGATGGACGGCTTCGACGCTCTCGGCCAGGTGAAAATGATCATGGCCACCAATCGGCCGGATACCCTGGATCCTGCCCTGCTGCGTCCCGGGCGTCTCGATCGAAAGCTGGAGATTCCACTGCCCAACGAAGTGGCCCGCATGGACATCCTGAAGATACACGCCGGACCGCTGTCCAAACAGGGGGAAATCGATTACGAGGCGGTGGTTAAGCTCTCAGATATGTTTAATGGTGCCGATCTGCGGAACATTTGCACCGAGGCCGGGCTTTTTGCCCTGCGCTGCGATCGGGAGTATGTCATCCAGGAGGATTTTATGAAGGCTGTGCGCAAAATCGCTGACAACAAAAAGCTTGAGTCGCGGTTGGACTACAAGCCCATCTAA